Proteins from a single region of Leuconostoc gasicomitatum LMG 18811:
- the purN gene encoding phosphoribosylglycinamide formyltransferase, with the protein MVKSVRLAVFASGTGTNFQALHDAILQRHLHAEIVRLIVDKSAAGALNLAKIFGIPATFIKYSEYKTKPEAEQAILNQLKIDEVDGILLAGYMRILTPTLIDNYPSKIINLHPAMLPNFPGRHSILDAYEADVDMTGVTVHFVDNGIDTGKIIAQQKVPRLPNDTLQDLETRMHNVEHVLYPNTLEQLLNEGVFLK; encoded by the coding sequence GCTGTATTTGCTTCAGGGACAGGCACTAATTTTCAAGCATTGCACGATGCTATTTTGCAGCGACATCTTCATGCTGAAATTGTGCGTTTGATAGTTGATAAATCTGCTGCTGGTGCATTAAATTTAGCCAAAATATTTGGTATTCCGGCCACTTTTATTAAATACTCAGAGTATAAAACCAAACCAGAAGCCGAACAAGCAATTTTAAATCAGTTAAAAATAGATGAGGTCGATGGTATTTTGCTCGCTGGATATATGCGCATTTTAACACCTACTTTAATTGACAATTATCCAAGTAAGATTATTAATCTACATCCAGCGATGTTACCCAATTTCCCAGGTAGACACAGTATTTTAGATGCTTATGAAGCAGACGTTGATATGACAGGCGTAACGGTACATTTTGTTGATAATGGCATTGATACAGGTAAAATTATTGCGCAACAAAAAGTGCCCCGATTGCCTAATGATACTTTACAGGATTTAGAAACGCGCATGCATAACGTTGAACATGTTTTGTATCCAAACACACTAGAACAGTTACTTAATGAAGGAGTATTTTTAAAATGA